The following proteins are co-located in the Hydrogenobacter hydrogenophilus genome:
- the coaE gene encoding dephospho-CoA kinase (Dephospho-CoA kinase (CoaE) performs the final step in coenzyme A biosynthesis.), which yields MLKVGLTGNIGCGKSTVASMFRELGAYVFDADIIIRGFYEEKGEVYKKVVEAFGSAVLDQEGNIDRKKLAQIVFSDKEKLRVLEEITHNALYKRLDEEFKKLPQNAIAIVEASLLVEKGTYKNYDKLIVVYAPYQVCKERALKSGFSEEDFERRWKHQLPPEEKVKHAHFIIDNSDGLEHTKRQVIKVYEELLNLVR from the coding sequence ATGCTAAAAGTGGGACTAACAGGCAACATAGGTTGTGGAAAATCTACAGTAGCGTCTATGTTCAGGGAGCTTGGTGCTTATGTGTTTGACGCAGACATTATAATAAGGGGTTTTTACGAAGAAAAGGGAGAGGTATACAAGAAGGTAGTTGAAGCTTTTGGCAGTGCTGTACTTGACCAGGAGGGAAACATAGACAGGAAAAAGCTCGCTCAGATAGTCTTTTCTGACAAAGAAAAGTTGAGAGTTTTGGAGGAGATCACCCACAATGCTCTCTACAAAAGGCTTGATGAGGAGTTCAAAAAACTTCCGCAGAATGCTATAGCTATTGTAGAGGCAAGCCTCCTTGTGGAGAAGGGCACTTACAAGAACTACGACAAACTTATTGTGGTTTATGCACCCTATCAAGTTTGTAAAGAGAGGGCTCTGAAATCTGGCTTTTCGGAGGAGGACTTTGAGAGAAGATGGAAGCACCAATTGCCACCTGAAGAAAAAGTCAAGCATGCGCACTTCATCATAGATAACTCAGATGGATTAGAGCATACAAAGAGGCAAGTTATAAAAGTGTATGAAGAGCTTTTAAACCTCGTCCGTTAA
- a CDS encoding FAD-dependent oxidoreductase, which yields MKLDRRDFLKLSGSSVIATSLLSGVGSFTFAKKMEELSLPKPSRNSPRVVIVGAGWSGLTVAKYIKKGNPNVDVVLIDKRQEFFSCPVSNLWLVNLVNLEFLMHDFLTPANRHGYHMLTGTSVIDVDRGGRKVYTDKGVISYDYLVLAPGIDYYYEAWIKDPKDIELAQVRYPAGFIPASEHIRIKQKIQNFEKGNFVLTVPPGLDYRCLPAPYERATLIAWYFKKNNIPGKVVLVDNHPDPPVKAKGFHYAWDNLVKGYVEYYPNAGIKSVDVNGRKISTEAYGDIDFDDGAIYPMCKAGDIVFKAGLVKKGERWPEIDPLKYHAVGDERVYVTGDSRNQPFSKSGNTANTEAHYVAKLILAKISGKDIAYEPPRTLCYSAVAPDGAIWIDLTYKYLGGGKFEFADVKLDEQPKESNYKAYIEWAKGLYRDMFA from the coding sequence ATGAAGTTAGACAGGCGGGACTTTTTAAAGCTTTCTGGAAGTAGCGTGATCGCAACGTCTTTGCTGAGTGGTGTTGGGAGTTTTACCTTTGCCAAAAAAATGGAGGAGCTCAGTCTTCCAAAACCCTCCAGAAATTCGCCAAGAGTAGTTATAGTTGGTGCAGGCTGGTCTGGACTGACTGTAGCCAAGTATATAAAGAAGGGTAATCCAAATGTGGATGTGGTTCTCATTGACAAAAGGCAAGAGTTTTTCTCGTGTCCAGTAAGCAACCTTTGGCTGGTGAATCTTGTAAATCTTGAGTTTCTTATGCATGACTTTCTTACACCCGCTAATAGGCACGGTTATCACATGCTCACAGGTACTTCTGTGATAGATGTAGACAGGGGAGGAAGGAAGGTTTACACAGATAAGGGCGTTATCAGCTACGACTATCTCGTGCTTGCACCGGGCATAGATTATTATTACGAGGCATGGATAAAGGATCCTAAGGATATAGAGCTAGCACAGGTGCGTTATCCTGCTGGTTTTATTCCTGCCTCAGAACATATAAGGATCAAGCAAAAGATACAGAACTTTGAGAAGGGAAACTTTGTTCTTACCGTGCCACCTGGTCTTGATTACAGGTGTCTGCCAGCGCCTTATGAGAGGGCAACCCTCATAGCTTGGTACTTTAAGAAGAACAATATACCGGGTAAGGTGGTGCTGGTGGACAACCACCCAGACCCTCCCGTTAAGGCAAAGGGTTTCCATTACGCGTGGGACAATTTAGTAAAAGGCTATGTGGAGTATTACCCCAACGCAGGCATAAAGTCTGTTGATGTAAACGGTCGTAAAATATCAACGGAAGCTTATGGAGACATAGACTTTGATGATGGCGCCATATATCCTATGTGTAAAGCGGGAGATATAGTCTTCAAAGCAGGTCTTGTCAAAAAGGGTGAGAGGTGGCCAGAAATTGATCCTCTTAAGTACCACGCAGTAGGTGATGAAAGGGTTTATGTAACAGGAGATTCAAGAAATCAGCCTTTCTCAAAGAGTGGTAATACAGCTAATACAGAGGCTCACTATGTAGCAAAACTTATCCTTGCAAAGATTTCAGGTAAGGATATAGCGTATGAGCCTCCAAGAACCCTATGTTATTCTGCGGTTGCACCTGACGGAGCCATATGGATAGACTTAACTTACAAGTATCTTGGTGGTGGAAAGTTTGAGTTTGCTGATGTTAAGTTAGACGAACAACCAAAGGAGAGCAATTATAAGGCGTACATAGAGTGGGCAAAGGGACTCTACAGAGATATGTTTGCATAA
- the gatC gene encoding Asp-tRNA(Asn)/Glu-tRNA(Gln) amidotransferase subunit GatC, with the protein MVDIKTVEKTAHLARIQLKEEEKEVLGKQFLDILAFVEQLQEVNTEGIEPYQHSMCTPMREDLPGECLSQEDAVFNAPQKEKGFFVVPRVVEV; encoded by the coding sequence ATGGTGGATATTAAAACAGTAGAAAAGACTGCCCATCTTGCAAGAATACAGCTCAAAGAGGAAGAAAAAGAGGTCCTTGGCAAGCAGTTTCTTGACATACTTGCCTTTGTAGAGCAACTTCAGGAAGTAAATACAGAAGGTATAGAACCTTATCAACACAGCATGTGCACACCCATGAGAGAGGACCTGCCCGGTGAGTGCCTCAGTCAGGAAGATGCGGTCTTTAACGCACCGCAGAAGGAAAAGGGATTTTTTGTAGTGCCAAGAGTAGTGGAGGTATGA
- a CDS encoding type IV pilus twitching motility protein PilT — translation MLQLILKKAIELSASDVHIKSGSQPVIRTKKKLIKLSDFPIIEEKMMELFVKEVLEKNRRKMAEFEELGETDTSYSLPGVARFRVNIYKQRNSTGMAFRVVPFNVPPFESLNLPEVMRKVILENTKGFILITGPTGSGKSTTLASLINIINKTRDSVIVTIEDPIEYLFRDERSFIVQREVGIDTSSFARGLRAALREDPDVIMVGEIRDSETAQICLQAAETGHLVFSTLHTLDAKETINRLIGMFNLEVREQIRIQLAETLIAIFSQRLLPRADGRGVIPAVEVLINTASIKECILDPTKFDEIPMLMEKGKSIYGTQTFDQHLEELYRNGLIDYSTALLYANKPGDLELKLKGISSGGRGFF, via the coding sequence TTGCTCCAGCTGATACTTAAAAAAGCCATTGAACTGTCCGCTTCTGATGTTCACATAAAGTCAGGTAGCCAGCCTGTCATAAGAACCAAAAAGAAGCTCATAAAACTAAGTGATTTTCCCATCATAGAAGAGAAGATGATGGAGCTATTTGTAAAAGAGGTTTTGGAGAAAAACAGGAGGAAAATGGCTGAGTTTGAAGAGCTCGGTGAGACAGACACTTCTTACTCCCTTCCGGGCGTAGCGCGCTTTAGGGTGAACATATACAAACAGAGGAACTCTACCGGTATGGCTTTCAGGGTAGTACCCTTTAATGTGCCACCTTTTGAGAGCCTAAACCTTCCCGAGGTGATGCGAAAGGTCATTTTAGAAAACACCAAAGGCTTTATACTCATCACAGGTCCTACGGGTTCTGGCAAATCCACTACACTTGCATCTCTTATTAACATTATCAATAAAACGAGGGATAGCGTGATAGTGACCATAGAAGACCCTATTGAGTATCTTTTCAGAGATGAAAGGTCCTTTATAGTGCAGAGGGAGGTGGGGATAGATACATCTTCTTTTGCAAGAGGTCTAAGAGCTGCTCTAAGAGAAGACCCTGATGTGATAATGGTGGGAGAGATAAGAGATAGCGAAACCGCTCAGATATGCCTTCAGGCTGCAGAAACTGGACACTTAGTGTTCTCAACCCTTCACACCCTTGATGCAAAAGAAACTATAAACAGGCTTATAGGCATGTTTAACCTTGAAGTTAGAGAGCAGATAAGGATACAGCTTGCAGAAACCCTGATAGCCATATTCTCTCAAAGGCTCCTCCCAAGAGCGGACGGTAGAGGAGTCATTCCCGCGGTAGAAGTTCTTATAAATACAGCATCTATAAAAGAATGTATCCTTGATCCCACTAAGTTTGACGAAATTCCCATGCTCATGGAAAAGGGAAAGAGTATTTATGGCACGCAGACCTTTGATCAGCACCTTGAAGAGCTCTACAGGAACGGCCTTATAGACTATAGCACCGCTCTTCTTTATGCCAATAAGCCCGGAGACCTTGAGCTTAAGTTAAAAGGTATATCCTCTGGAGGTAGGGGTTTCTTCTGA
- a CDS encoding ComF family protein: protein MIKVFAQLVKFSGLCEEECISCGGPIYSKDQGYFCNACLESLKPYHPLEYRRLEYVSSYRVFGRYEGVLKSLILSAKFGANVSLAHHIGKVISPYLWEYIEIINPDLITCPAVNIRRYWSRGFNHAEEMLKGANVPFVKVFKRIGFGGPFAGLSKEERLKAVESHKLREEVIDLLEDKKVLIFDDVLTTGATITRLAELVLYVGASEVYAFFVAQAL from the coding sequence ATGATTAAAGTTTTTGCACAGCTTGTAAAATTTTCAGGTCTGTGTGAGGAGGAGTGTATATCTTGCGGTGGTCCCATTTACTCCAAAGACCAAGGATACTTTTGTAATGCGTGTCTTGAAAGCCTAAAACCTTACCATCCCTTAGAGTACAGAAGACTTGAGTATGTGAGCTCTTACAGGGTGTTTGGAAGATACGAAGGTGTGCTAAAAAGCCTCATCCTAAGCGCAAAGTTTGGTGCTAATGTTTCTCTTGCGCACCATATTGGAAAAGTCATATCCCCGTATCTTTGGGAGTACATAGAGATTATAAACCCTGACCTGATAACCTGCCCAGCGGTTAACATAAGAAGGTACTGGTCAAGAGGGTTTAACCATGCGGAGGAGATGCTCAAAGGTGCAAATGTTCCCTTTGTGAAGGTTTTTAAAAGGATAGGTTTTGGTGGTCCATTCGCAGGACTAAGCAAAGAAGAGAGGCTAAAAGCGGTAGAGAGCCACAAGCTCAGGGAAGAGGTTATAGACCTTCTGGAAGATAAAAAGGTGCTTATATTTGACGATGTTCTCACTACAGGTGCTACTATAACGAGACTGGCTGAGCTGGTTCTTTACGTTGGTGCATCAGAAGTTTACGCCTTTTTTGTTGCTCAGGCTCTATAA
- the recA gene encoding recombinase RecA gives MTEEKQVLEKRKALESVLVGIERKFGKGSIMPLKNAEKVKVDVIPTGSLALDIATGIGGIPKGRIVEIYGPESSGKTTLALHVIASAQKMGGVAVFIDAEHALDPKYAEKIGVDTENLYISQPDYGEQALEIVESLVASNAVDVIVIDSVAALVPKDELEGEMGEAHVGKQARLMSQALRKLKGMAHRANTAIIFINQLREKIGVMFGNPETTPGGRALKFFADMRLDVRRVGDIKDSNDKVGNRVKVKVVKNKLAPPFQEAEFDVIYGEGICKLCDLIDIATELKVLARSGAWYSYGDIKLGQGKDQAKKFLMENPNLAEEIEQKVREVAGLAPADT, from the coding sequence ATGACAGAAGAAAAGCAAGTCTTAGAAAAAAGAAAAGCCCTTGAGAGCGTGCTTGTTGGCATAGAAAGAAAGTTCGGCAAGGGTTCCATAATGCCACTTAAAAACGCGGAGAAGGTAAAGGTGGATGTTATACCAACGGGTTCTTTAGCCTTAGACATAGCCACAGGTATAGGAGGCATCCCGAAAGGTAGGATAGTGGAGATATACGGTCCTGAGTCTTCCGGTAAGACTACACTGGCACTGCATGTGATAGCATCCGCCCAGAAGATGGGAGGCGTTGCAGTGTTTATAGATGCGGAGCACGCTCTTGACCCTAAGTATGCGGAAAAGATAGGTGTAGATACAGAAAACCTTTACATATCACAACCGGATTACGGCGAGCAAGCCTTAGAGATAGTAGAAAGCCTCGTAGCCAGCAACGCAGTAGATGTTATAGTTATAGATTCCGTTGCTGCACTTGTTCCAAAGGACGAACTGGAAGGAGAGATGGGAGAGGCTCATGTAGGAAAACAGGCAAGACTCATGTCTCAAGCTCTTAGAAAACTAAAAGGCATGGCACATAGAGCAAACACAGCTATAATATTCATAAATCAACTGAGAGAGAAGATAGGTGTTATGTTTGGAAACCCCGAAACCACACCGGGTGGAAGAGCTTTAAAGTTCTTCGCAGATATGAGATTGGATGTAAGAAGGGTTGGAGACATAAAAGACAGCAATGACAAAGTAGGCAACAGAGTAAAGGTAAAAGTGGTAAAAAACAAACTGGCACCACCTTTTCAGGAAGCTGAGTTTGATGTTATATACGGTGAAGGTATATGCAAGCTTTGTGACCTTATAGACATAGCCACAGAGTTGAAAGTGCTTGCAAGAAGTGGTGCGTGGTACAGCTATGGAGATATAAAACTTGGTCAGGGTAAGGACCAAGCTAAGAAGTTCCTTATGGAAAACCCCAACTTGGCAGAAGAAATAGAGCAGAAAGTCAGAGAGGTTGCAGGGCTTGCTCCAGCTGATACTTAA
- a CDS encoding PAS domain-containing sensor histidine kinase yields the protein MEGFHIFDAFEEEVVVISKDYKILYANEKYAKDMGYSSKEEVIGKECFRISHYRDEPCDGECHPCPLKEIEKTGKAVNVIHTHYTHDKDEFPVEICAYPLKNGSVLQIIRNIKNDKEKYYLFSLSQRLSSISYLALGVAHQINTPLNIIYTCVQILEKEYGEKEEIERIKEAVCTCKDYISKLLLMVRNSKERSLVDIRKAVEDCVELLSIYAEDRGVIIEKNVQECGFVLGSEADLRHVITNLLVNAIDVSDTGKKVYVKTSVNGSYAMIEVQDEGPGIHPEELSKIFLPFYQGKARKNKDGCGLGLAIVNSVLKDMGGSVHVDSQLGRGSTFVVKLPLL from the coding sequence ATGGAGGGATTTCACATATTTGATGCCTTTGAAGAAGAAGTGGTTGTCATAAGCAAGGACTACAAGATACTTTATGCCAACGAAAAGTATGCCAAAGATATGGGTTATTCTTCAAAGGAGGAAGTTATAGGAAAAGAGTGTTTCAGAATTTCCCATTACAGGGATGAACCTTGCGACGGTGAGTGCCATCCGTGTCCCTTAAAGGAAATAGAAAAGACTGGGAAAGCGGTTAATGTAATACACACTCACTATACTCATGATAAAGATGAGTTCCCTGTAGAAATATGTGCTTATCCACTTAAAAATGGTTCTGTGCTACAGATAATAAGGAACATAAAAAACGATAAAGAAAAGTACTATTTATTTAGTCTATCCCAAAGGCTAAGTTCCATATCTTACCTTGCCTTAGGCGTTGCTCATCAGATAAACACTCCCCTTAACATCATATACACATGCGTGCAGATACTTGAAAAAGAGTACGGAGAAAAAGAAGAGATAGAAAGGATAAAGGAAGCTGTATGTACCTGTAAAGATTACATAAGCAAGCTTCTCCTCATGGTGCGCAACTCTAAAGAGAGAAGCCTTGTTGATATAAGGAAAGCTGTGGAGGATTGCGTGGAGCTTCTGAGTATATACGCAGAAGACAGAGGTGTGATCATAGAAAAAAATGTGCAAGAGTGCGGTTTTGTTTTAGGAAGTGAGGCAGACTTGAGACATGTAATAACAAATCTCCTTGTGAATGCCATTGATGTATCTGACACTGGGAAAAAGGTTTATGTAAAAACCAGTGTGAACGGTAGTTATGCGATGATAGAGGTACAAGACGAGGGTCCTGGGATACACCCAGAGGAGCTAAGTAAAATATTTCTACCCTTTTATCAGGGTAAAGCGAGAAAAAATAAAGACGGATGCGGTTTGGGACTTGCTATAGTGAACAGCGTACTCAAGGACATGGGTGGTAGCGTACATGTGGATTCTCAACTGGGCAGAGGCTCAACCTTTGTTGTTAAGCTCCCTCTCCTTTAG
- a CDS encoding sigma-54-dependent transcriptional regulator: MVNILIVEDDTNLRNALIKALSKSQYNCAGAGSLQEAIEAIHQGSYDVVLLDLKLPDAEGVQAIRKVKELSDAKVIVITGYGDIKTAVESIKAGAYDFIQKPFNLDILEADINRAVKEKLTEEENLTLKELIKKGMDYTLETKNPQFAKILSLCEKYAKTDTNILLIGETGTGKEVLARYIHEISHRRDRPFLVVECTCIPHELFESELFGHEKGAFTGASQRKKGLIEMAKGGTLFLDEVGELPTHIQPKLLRFIETKRFRRLGSVKEEFADVRIISATNKDLKALCEKGQFREDLYYRLSVLEIRLLPLRERKEDIPLLVRFFLNRWNKKISTKAMEKLKNYPWKGNIRELKNLIERACILAEEEYIDNYLFASYEKHESLEKELFEDMPDLELLEARYTAYLLKVLKDVDQVAKVLRCSKRTVYRKLKVLKERELNNKG, translated from the coding sequence ATGGTAAACATTTTGATAGTTGAAGATGATACTAACCTGAGAAACGCACTCATAAAGGCTCTATCAAAAAGCCAGTATAACTGTGCAGGTGCTGGTAGCCTTCAAGAAGCTATTGAAGCTATCCATCAAGGGTCCTACGATGTAGTCCTTCTTGACCTTAAGCTTCCCGATGCAGAAGGTGTGCAGGCAATTAGAAAGGTAAAAGAGCTAAGCGATGCAAAAGTAATAGTCATAACGGGATACGGTGATATAAAAACCGCAGTAGAATCCATAAAGGCGGGTGCTTATGACTTTATACAAAAACCCTTCAATTTGGATATCCTTGAAGCTGATATAAATAGAGCTGTAAAGGAAAAACTCACAGAAGAAGAAAACTTGACGCTAAAAGAGCTTATCAAAAAGGGTATGGATTACACCCTTGAAACGAAAAACCCCCAATTTGCAAAAATTCTTTCCCTTTGCGAAAAGTATGCCAAAACTGACACAAACATACTCCTAATAGGTGAGACGGGAACAGGCAAGGAAGTTTTGGCAAGGTACATACACGAGATTTCTCATAGGAGAGATAGACCTTTTCTTGTTGTAGAATGCACCTGTATACCTCATGAACTTTTTGAAAGTGAGCTTTTTGGACATGAAAAAGGAGCCTTTACTGGAGCTTCTCAAAGGAAAAAGGGACTCATTGAAATGGCAAAAGGTGGAACTCTTTTCTTAGATGAAGTAGGGGAGCTTCCAACCCACATACAGCCTAAATTACTAAGGTTTATAGAAACCAAGAGGTTTAGAAGATTAGGTTCTGTGAAGGAGGAGTTTGCAGATGTAAGGATCATATCCGCAACCAACAAAGACCTCAAAGCTTTATGTGAAAAAGGACAGTTTAGGGAAGACCTTTACTACAGATTATCTGTGCTTGAGATAAGATTATTGCCTCTCAGGGAGAGAAAAGAAGATATTCCTTTATTAGTCCGTTTCTTTTTGAACAGATGGAACAAAAAGATAAGCACTAAAGCTATGGAAAAGCTAAAAAACTATCCGTGGAAGGGAAACATCAGGGAGTTAAAAAACCTCATTGAAAGAGCTTGCATTTTAGCGGAAGAAGAATACATAGACAATTACCTTTTTGCTTCTTACGAAAAGCACGAAAGCTTAGAGAAAGAATTATTTGAGGATATGCCTGACCTTGAACTTCTTGAGGCAAGATACACAGCTTACCTTTTGAAAGTCCTAAAAGATGTTGATCAAGTGGCAAAGGTTCTAAGATGTAGTAAAAGGACTGTTTACAGAAAGCTAAAAGTTCTAAAGGAGAGGGAGCTTAACAACAAAGGTTGA
- a CDS encoding (Fe-S)-binding protein — MERFLEIPLDLAQKCVKCGLCKSVCPTYTVNQEERSFARGRLALAEMVIKGELPLDQEVARQWDECAMCRRCEWICPNNVQYKEILVYAKHMQKEKLGTGWVKSAGLKALELMQTKPGRSALKLAGRVMSLLPAKEIKTPFPTGAVKFMPKPTAKAFGLRGKVFKAQKEKGKLLFFTGCMIDAFYGKTGESVIKLMNKAGYTVIVPKDIRCCGAPHYYSGNIPAFEKLRDHNIKEMQKYDYDAIVVACPTCGGALQEDYGINKEVYDFAQIVFKEGLKFRGTGEKITFHVPCHSYSAMKVKDEVFYSVMNSVENAQVKKAQKDKSCCGFAGLFSITNPKISDQIQKEKIEDLASTGAQVVLSTCPGCVLNLKDGTIKHKTGQEVMHLADYLADRLTDEV, encoded by the coding sequence ATGGAAAGATTTTTAGAAATTCCTTTAGATTTAGCTCAAAAGTGTGTAAAGTGTGGACTCTGTAAGTCAGTCTGCCCTACATACACGGTAAATCAAGAAGAAAGGAGCTTTGCGAGGGGAAGGCTTGCCCTTGCAGAGATGGTAATAAAAGGAGAACTTCCGCTGGATCAGGAGGTTGCAAGACAGTGGGACGAGTGTGCCATGTGCAGAAGGTGTGAGTGGATCTGTCCTAACAATGTGCAATACAAGGAGATTTTGGTGTATGCCAAGCACATGCAGAAAGAGAAGCTCGGCACTGGCTGGGTAAAGTCTGCAGGACTAAAGGCTCTTGAACTTATGCAAACAAAACCCGGAAGGTCCGCACTAAAGCTTGCTGGCAGAGTTATGAGCCTTCTACCAGCAAAAGAGATAAAGACACCTTTCCCCACAGGAGCGGTCAAGTTTATGCCTAAACCCACTGCAAAGGCTTTTGGACTCAGAGGAAAGGTCTTTAAAGCTCAAAAAGAAAAGGGTAAGCTCCTATTTTTTACAGGGTGCATGATAGATGCTTTTTATGGAAAAACGGGTGAGAGCGTGATAAAGCTCATGAATAAAGCTGGCTACACAGTAATAGTTCCCAAAGACATAAGATGTTGTGGTGCGCCCCACTACTACTCTGGGAACATACCTGCCTTTGAAAAGCTAAGAGATCACAACATAAAGGAGATGCAAAAATACGACTATGATGCTATAGTGGTTGCCTGTCCCACATGCGGTGGCGCCTTGCAGGAGGATTACGGGATTAACAAAGAGGTTTATGACTTTGCACAGATAGTCTTCAAAGAAGGGCTAAAGTTCAGAGGTACAGGCGAGAAAATTACCTTCCACGTGCCTTGTCATTCTTACAGCGCCATGAAAGTAAAAGATGAGGTGTTTTATTCTGTTATGAACTCTGTTGAGAATGCACAGGTCAAAAAAGCACAGAAAGACAAATCCTGTTGTGGTTTTGCAGGTCTTTTCTCCATAACAAATCCCAAAATATCAGACCAAATACAAAAAGAAAAGATAGAAGACCTTGCGAGTACAGGTGCACAGGTGGTGCTTTCCACATGTCCGGGATGCGTGCTGAATCTAAAGGACGGTACTATAAAACACAAAACTGGCCAGGAAGTGATGCATTTAGCGGACTATCTGGCTGATAGATTAACGGACGAGGTTTAA
- a CDS encoding YbgA family protein, whose protein sequence is MRKFPKPLLVMSACLDLQTVRYNGEVVKDPFAIKLREYCHVIPVCPEVSIGLGVPRDKVIIQKGESLRLIQPSTGRDITQLMLSFSKEFLDSLEAVDGFLLKSKSPSCGVSNTKIYKDPQGKEFYGRGKGLFAIQVLERYQLLPVEDEGRLKNKEIREHFLVRLFAIADLREFLSRAQDVKDLVEFHSRYKYLIMAHSQAKLKQMGQLVAEAKKNFKEALSKYGILFMEALKRRPTKGQHANTLLHIMGHLSRALKKSEKEHFYSLVESYKAGQRDLYTLLEIIKSWSYRFDEKYLTHQVYLEPYPNELNVIQQ, encoded by the coding sequence ATGAGGAAGTTTCCAAAACCACTACTTGTTATGAGCGCCTGTCTTGACCTTCAGACTGTGAGGTACAACGGAGAGGTAGTAAAAGATCCCTTTGCCATAAAACTCAGAGAGTACTGCCATGTAATACCCGTGTGCCCAGAAGTGTCCATAGGCTTGGGTGTGCCAAGGGACAAGGTGATAATCCAAAAAGGAGAGAGTCTTAGACTCATACAACCTTCTACTGGCAGGGATATTACACAGCTTATGCTCTCTTTTAGCAAAGAGTTTTTGGATTCTTTGGAAGCCGTTGATGGATTTTTGTTAAAGAGCAAGTCTCCATCTTGTGGGGTTTCTAACACAAAGATTTACAAAGACCCTCAGGGAAAGGAGTTCTACGGTAGGGGAAAGGGGCTCTTTGCCATACAGGTGCTTGAAAGGTATCAGCTACTGCCTGTAGAGGATGAAGGAAGGTTAAAAAACAAGGAGATCAGGGAACACTTTTTGGTCAGGCTCTTCGCCATTGCTGATCTTAGGGAGTTCCTCTCAAGAGCTCAAGATGTAAAAGACCTTGTGGAATTTCACAGTCGCTACAAGTACCTTATTATGGCACACTCTCAGGCAAAACTCAAACAGATGGGACAGCTTGTAGCAGAGGCAAAGAAAAACTTTAAGGAAGCTTTAAGCAAGTACGGGATACTTTTTATGGAAGCGCTCAAAAGAAGACCCACAAAAGGACAGCACGCTAACACCCTTTTACACATAATGGGACACCTGTCAAGAGCGTTAAAAAAGTCAGAGAAAGAGCATTTTTACAGTTTGGTGGAAAGCTACAAAGCTGGGCAGAGAGATCTTTACACACTGCTCGAAATAATCAAGAGCTGGTCTTACAGATTTGATGAGAAGTACCTTACGCATCAGGTTTATCTTGAACCTTATCCTAATGAGCTTAACGTTATTCAACAGTGA
- the era gene encoding GTPase Era, with translation MKFGYVAIVGKPNVGKSTLLNQIIGSKVSIVSPKPGTTRIRVLGVKNIPETAQIVFLDTPGIYKPRDALGEAMVDTAKSSLEDADIILFMIDAEDGWKDDDELVFSNYIKPLSNEKHLFLVINKVDKVGHVSQALPLAEEILKKHPEFKEVVPISALKGYNVDELIKTILKYLPEGEPLFPPEMITDLPLRLLAAEIIREKVLMKVHQEIPQGVAVAITEISEGSHDPSVLVIKGEIIIDRENYKPIIIGKGGQRLKSIGKMAREELELITGRKVYLELWVKVKPDWRKRPELVKSFGYKLE, from the coding sequence ATGAAGTTTGGTTATGTAGCCATAGTGGGAAAGCCCAATGTAGGTAAATCTACGCTCCTGAACCAGATAATAGGTAGTAAAGTCTCCATCGTTTCTCCCAAGCCCGGGACTACGCGCATAAGGGTGCTTGGTGTTAAAAACATACCCGAAACTGCTCAGATAGTCTTTCTTGATACTCCTGGCATATACAAGCCAAGGGATGCCTTAGGTGAAGCTATGGTGGATACCGCAAAGAGTTCTTTAGAAGATGCGGACATTATACTTTTTATGATAGATGCAGAAGATGGTTGGAAAGATGATGATGAGCTTGTGTTTTCTAACTACATAAAACCCTTATCTAATGAAAAGCACCTTTTCTTAGTGATAAATAAGGTGGATAAAGTTGGGCACGTAAGTCAGGCTCTTCCATTAGCGGAAGAGATACTCAAAAAACATCCTGAGTTTAAAGAAGTAGTGCCTATAAGCGCCCTAAAAGGCTACAATGTGGATGAGCTTATAAAAACTATCCTGAAGTATCTACCGGAAGGTGAGCCCCTCTTCCCTCCAGAGATGATCACAGACCTTCCCCTGCGCCTTTTGGCTGCAGAGATAATCAGAGAAAAGGTTTTAATGAAGGTACATCAAGAGATACCCCAAGGTGTTGCGGTAGCCATCACAGAAATATCCGAAGGAAGCCACGACCCAAGTGTTTTGGTGATAAAGGGAGAGATAATTATAGACAGAGAAAATTACAAGCCCATCATCATAGGCAAAGGGGGACAGAGGCTAAAATCCATAGGGAAAATGGCAAGGGAGGAGCTGGAGCTCATAACGGGAAGGAAGGTCTACCTGGAGCTTTGGGTAAAGGTAAAGCCCGACTGGAGAAAAAGACCCGAACTTGTTAAAAGCTTTGGATACAAGCTTGAATGA